From Mucilaginibacter rubeus, a single genomic window includes:
- a CDS encoding DUF3859 domain-containing protein, translated as MIKPLSLGVIAFLLLINLRTNAQQTVVHTFEIAEISYGIYTSKTVAKEPMAGSPTGYHNVTDTSVLVKRTQRIPAKLGIQFGAEYKVSADGNSTVPVEVEWVLPAVYDPAKGTTNTSLKYPLAIPANMVNNSSYTLEKKSEVLKGNWVLNIYHDSKIVYSKKFVLY; from the coding sequence ATGATCAAACCTTTATCACTTGGCGTAATCGCCTTCTTGCTGCTTATCAACCTACGTACAAACGCCCAGCAAACGGTAGTACATACATTTGAAATTGCCGAAATAAGCTATGGCATTTATACATCAAAAACAGTAGCCAAAGAACCCATGGCCGGTTCGCCTACAGGTTACCATAACGTGACCGACACCTCAGTACTGGTAAAAAGAACGCAAAGGATCCCGGCTAAATTGGGCATCCAATTTGGTGCCGAATACAAGGTATCGGCCGATGGGAATAGCACTGTTCCTGTCGAGGTTGAATGGGTACTTCCGGCAGTGTATGATCCTGCCAAAGGCACCACCAATACAAGCCTAAAATATCCCCTGGCCATCCCAGCAAACATGGTGAATAACAGCAGTTACACGCTCGAAAAAAAATCGGAGGTTTTAAAAGGTAATTGGGTATTAAATATCTACCATGATAGCAAAATAGTATACAGCAAAAAATTTGTGCTGTATTAA